One Methylosinus sp. C49 DNA segment encodes these proteins:
- a CDS encoding sorbosone dehydrogenase family protein — translation MKIFAPTLLLAGAFAGLAFAGHVLAQSEEARRLVGPVAFSDWRQDGPGTWRKITAQDLPAPLASAPTAARSQVVTRPDGAAPKTLAGFSAEIFASGLEGPRVIRHAPNGDIFVTESVGGRLRVFRLQDGKIAPASSSIFASELERPYGIAFYPPGPEPRFVYVGTPTKVLRFPYKNGDLSASGPAETIANLPGADGGHWTRDLVFSRDGKTLYVSVGSKTNVAEGHPRPSAQEVAQLEAAHGLGASAGAEFERATVLAIDPEGKSRRNVANGLRNCSGLQLRPGTDDLWCIVNERDMLGDDLPPDYATRVKEGAFYGWPWHYIGAHEDPRHAGERPDLSSKITIPDVLFQPHSAPLGIAFYDGGQFPAEYKGDAFVALHGSWNRAERTGYKIVRLSFKDGVPTGEYQDFLTGFVVDDTRVWGRPVDVAVARDGSLLVSEDGNGTIWRVSYSGAAAPVRTSGN, via the coding sequence CTCGCCGGCGCCTTCGCCGGCCTCGCCTTCGCCGGTCATGTCCTCGCGCAATCGGAGGAGGCGCGCCGCCTCGTCGGTCCCGTCGCCTTCAGCGATTGGCGGCAGGACGGGCCTGGAACCTGGCGCAAGATCACCGCGCAGGATTTGCCCGCGCCGCTCGCCAGCGCGCCGACCGCCGCGCGCTCGCAAGTGGTCACGCGGCCGGACGGCGCCGCGCCCAAGACGCTCGCGGGCTTTTCGGCTGAGATTTTCGCCTCCGGCCTCGAAGGCCCGCGCGTCATTCGCCATGCGCCCAACGGCGATATTTTCGTCACCGAGAGCGTCGGCGGCCGGCTCCGCGTCTTTCGTCTCCAGGATGGGAAGATCGCGCCGGCCTCGTCCTCTATCTTCGCCTCGGAACTCGAGCGCCCTTATGGGATAGCCTTCTATCCGCCGGGGCCGGAGCCGCGCTTCGTCTATGTCGGCACGCCGACGAAAGTGCTGCGCTTCCCTTATAAGAACGGCGATCTTTCCGCCTCCGGCCCCGCCGAGACGATCGCGAATCTGCCCGGCGCCGACGGCGGCCATTGGACGCGCGATCTCGTCTTTTCGCGCGACGGCAAGACGCTCTATGTGTCCGTCGGCTCCAAGACCAATGTCGCCGAAGGCCATCCGCGTCCTTCCGCGCAGGAGGTCGCGCAGCTCGAGGCGGCGCATGGGCTGGGCGCGAGCGCCGGCGCCGAATTCGAGCGCGCGACAGTGCTGGCCATAGACCCGGAGGGAAAGAGCCGGCGCAATGTCGCCAATGGGCTGCGCAATTGCTCCGGCCTGCAATTGCGGCCGGGGACCGACGATCTGTGGTGCATCGTCAATGAGCGCGACATGCTCGGCGACGATCTGCCGCCCGATTACGCCACGCGCGTGAAGGAGGGCGCCTTCTACGGCTGGCCCTGGCATTACATCGGCGCGCATGAGGATCCCCGCCACGCCGGCGAGCGGCCGGATCTCTCGAGCAAGATCACAATTCCCGATGTGCTGTTCCAGCCGCATTCGGCGCCGCTGGGCATCGCCTTCTACGACGGCGGCCAATTCCCGGCGGAATATAAGGGCGACGCTTTCGTCGCTCTGCACGGCTCCTGGAACCGCGCCGAGCGCACCGGCTACAAGATCGTGCGGCTATCCTTCAAGGACGGCGTCCCGACCGGCGAGTATCAGGATTTTCTCACCGGCTTCGTCGTGGACGACACGCGCGTCTGGGGTCGCCCCGTCGATGTCGCCGTGGCGCGCGACGGCTCGCTGCTGGTGAGCGAGGACGGCAATGGGACGATCTGGCGTGTGTCCTATAGCGGCGCGGCCGCGCCTGTGCGGACCTCGGGAAATTGA
- a CDS encoding YbdD/YjiX family protein: MSCAICKLPALDLSKLGQKLRDGARLMIGQGDYEAYVAHRRANHPSEPLMTREEFFLERQASRFGEGGRRAMRCC, encoded by the coding sequence ATGAGCTGCGCGATCTGCAAATTGCCCGCGCTTGATCTCTCCAAGCTCGGGCAAAAGCTGCGCGACGGCGCGCGGCTGATGATCGGGCAGGGGGATTACGAGGCCTATGTCGCGCATCGGCGCGCCAATCATCCGAGCGAGCCGCTGATGACGCGCGAGGAGTTCTTCCTCGAGCGTCAGGCCAGTCGTTTCGGCGAGGGCGGCCGGCGCGCGATGCGCTGCTGCTAA
- a CDS encoding uracil-DNA glycosylase — protein MSADADLCLETGLAALVDWYVSIGVDIAIDETPHDRFVESAAPPPARAIAPAPVAASSPSPARRAEPPARETRSQRSAAPVFTEEAARGAREAAGAARTIEELQERLAGFDGCALKATAGHFLFSAGAPGAALMVLDFSPGEEEERGGEAFVGPEARLLDNMLRALRRDRSGAYLAYATPWRPPGARELNPAEVAALNPFLRRHVELAAPRALLILGDFAARAALGSPDVARYRNAWFDYDCGGGTVRALLAPSLASLLRTPAMKRRAWRDLRAVAAALG, from the coding sequence ATGTCCGCTGACGCCGATCTTTGCTTGGAGACGGGGCTCGCCGCGCTCGTCGATTGGTATGTGTCGATCGGCGTCGACATAGCGATCGACGAGACGCCGCATGACCGTTTCGTCGAGAGCGCCGCGCCGCCGCCGGCGCGCGCCATCGCGCCCGCGCCTGTCGCTGCGTCTTCGCCTTCACCAGCGCGTCGGGCCGAGCCGCCGGCGCGGGAGACCCGCTCCCAGCGCTCCGCCGCGCCCGTCTTTACCGAGGAGGCCGCCCGCGGCGCGCGCGAGGCCGCGGGCGCTGCGCGGACGATCGAGGAATTGCAGGAGCGTCTCGCCGGTTTCGACGGCTGCGCGCTGAAGGCGACGGCCGGACATTTTCTCTTTTCGGCCGGCGCGCCCGGCGCGGCTCTCATGGTTCTGGATTTCTCGCCCGGCGAGGAGGAGGAGCGCGGCGGCGAGGCTTTCGTCGGGCCGGAGGCGCGGCTGCTCGATAATATGCTGCGCGCGCTTCGGCGCGACCGCTCCGGCGCCTATCTCGCCTATGCGACGCCCTGGCGTCCGCCCGGCGCGCGCGAGCTCAACCCGGCGGAGGTGGCGGCGCTCAATCCCTTCCTGCGTCGCCATGTGGAACTGGCCGCGCCGCGCGCTCTGCTCATTCTCGGCGATTTCGCCGCCCGCGCCGCGCTGGGCTCGCCGGATGTCGCGCGCTATCGCAACGCCTGGTTCGATTATGATTGCGGCGGCGGGACTGTGCGCGCGCTGCTCGCGCCGTCGCTCGCCAGCCTGCTCAGGACGCCGGCGATGAAGCGCCGCGCCTGGCGCGATCTGCGCGCAGTGGCGGCGGCGCTCGGCTGA
- a CDS encoding carbon starvation CstA family protein, whose amino-acid sequence MSLPLATPGRKLGSIAVWTAIVALGVFSLFTLAMARGETVNAMWLVAAAICVYLTAYRFYSLFIAERALGLDPQRKTPAHRHNDGLDYVPTDKYVLFGHHFAAIAGAGPLVGPVLAAQMGYLPGTLWLLTGVVFAGAVQDFVVLFISTRRDGRSLGDLIKTELGPAAGIIAMVGILTIMVILLAVLALIVVKALADSPWGFFTVFATLPIAVLMGVYGRYIRPGRIFEMSAIGFVLLIGSIALGRTVAETPALAALFTFKGEALAFMLIGYGFVASVLPVWFLLAPRDYLSTFLKIGTIASLALGIFYVMPELKMPAVSRFIDGTGPVFAGSVFPFLFITLACGAISGFHALVSSGTTPKMIGDETQIRFIGYGAMLMESFVAIMALVAATVLDPGVYFAMNSAPAVIGSTVDTAAQTISSWGFVITPEALSQAAAEVGEKTVLSRAGGAPTLAVGMAKILSGAIGGASMTAFWYHFAILFEALFILTTVDAGTRVARFMIQDLVGTFWPRFKHTRAWIPNFGATGLAVAGWGWFLYQGVIDPLGGINTLWPMFGIANQMLAAIALTLCTVVLFRMKRERYAFIAAAPAAWLYICTLTAGAEKIFHPDPKIGFLSHAARYSVAAADGRLLAPAKTAAEMSRIVFNDYVNTTLCAIFIALVLSMLFFGLRAIGEARRATSVTTRETSDELRDLQIARA is encoded by the coding sequence ATGTCCCTCCCACTCGCCACGCCGGGCCGCAAGCTCGGCTCCATCGCCGTTTGGACCGCAATCGTCGCGCTCGGCGTCTTCTCGCTCTTCACTCTGGCGATGGCGCGGGGCGAGACCGTCAACGCAATGTGGCTGGTCGCGGCGGCGATCTGCGTCTATCTCACCGCCTATCGCTTCTATTCGCTGTTCATCGCGGAACGCGCGCTCGGCCTCGATCCGCAGCGCAAGACGCCGGCGCATCGTCACAATGACGGGCTCGATTATGTGCCGACCGACAAATATGTGCTGTTCGGCCATCATTTCGCGGCCATAGCCGGGGCGGGGCCGCTGGTCGGCCCGGTGCTGGCGGCGCAAATGGGCTATCTGCCCGGCACGCTCTGGCTGCTCACCGGCGTCGTCTTCGCCGGCGCGGTGCAGGATTTCGTCGTGCTGTTCATCTCGACGCGGCGTGACGGGCGCTCGCTCGGCGATCTCATCAAGACGGAGCTCGGCCCGGCCGCCGGAATCATCGCCATGGTCGGCATTCTCACCATCATGGTCATATTGCTAGCCGTGCTGGCGCTCATTGTCGTCAAGGCGTTGGCGGACAGCCCCTGGGGCTTCTTCACCGTCTTCGCCACTCTGCCCATCGCCGTGCTGATGGGCGTCTACGGCCGCTATATTCGCCCTGGCCGCATATTCGAAATGTCGGCGATCGGCTTCGTCCTGCTCATCGGCTCCATAGCGCTCGGCCGCACGGTCGCGGAGACGCCGGCGCTCGCCGCGCTCTTCACCTTCAAGGGCGAAGCGCTCGCCTTCATGCTGATCGGCTATGGCTTCGTCGCCTCCGTTCTGCCGGTGTGGTTCCTGCTCGCGCCGCGCGACTATCTCTCCACCTTTCTGAAGATCGGCACCATCGCCTCGCTCGCGCTCGGCATTTTCTATGTCATGCCGGAGCTGAAAATGCCGGCGGTCAGCCGCTTCATCGACGGAACCGGGCCGGTCTTCGCCGGCAGCGTCTTTCCCTTCCTCTTCATCACTTTGGCCTGCGGCGCCATTTCCGGCTTTCACGCCCTCGTCTCTTCCGGCACCACGCCCAAGATGATCGGCGACGAGACGCAGATCCGCTTCATCGGCTATGGCGCGATGCTGATGGAGTCATTTGTGGCCATAATGGCGCTGGTCGCCGCCACCGTGCTCGATCCGGGCGTCTATTTCGCCATGAACAGCGCGCCGGCCGTCATAGGCTCCACAGTCGACACGGCGGCGCAGACCATCTCGTCCTGGGGTTTCGTCATCACGCCGGAGGCGCTGAGCCAGGCGGCGGCCGAGGTCGGCGAGAAGACGGTGCTCTCGCGCGCGGGCGGCGCGCCGACGCTCGCCGTCGGCATGGCGAAAATATTGTCGGGGGCGATCGGCGGCGCGTCCATGACCGCCTTCTGGTATCATTTCGCCATTCTGTTCGAGGCGCTGTTCATCCTCACCACTGTGGACGCCGGCACGCGTGTCGCGCGCTTCATGATTCAGGATCTCGTTGGAACCTTCTGGCCGCGCTTCAAGCATACGCGCGCCTGGATTCCCAATTTCGGCGCGACGGGGCTCGCCGTCGCCGGCTGGGGCTGGTTCCTCTATCAGGGCGTCATCGATCCTCTCGGCGGCATCAACACGCTCTGGCCCATGTTCGGCATCGCCAATCAAATGCTGGCGGCAATAGCGCTCACGCTCTGCACTGTGGTGCTGTTCCGCATGAAACGGGAGCGTTACGCCTTCATCGCCGCGGCGCCGGCAGCCTGGCTCTATATCTGCACGCTGACGGCGGGCGCGGAGAAGATTTTCCATCCCGATCCCAAGATCGGCTTCCTCTCCCATGCGGCGCGCTATTCGGTCGCGGCGGCGGACGGCCGGCTGCTCGCGCCGGCCAAGACCGCCGCCGAGATGAGCCGCATCGTCTTCAATGATTATGTGAACACGACGCTCTGCGCCATCTTCATCGCGCTCGTATTGTCGATGCTGTTCTTCGGCCTGCGGGCCATCGGCGAGGCGCGGCGCGCGACCAGCGTCACCACCAGGGAGACGAGCGATGAGCTGCGCGATCTGCAAATTGCCCGCGCTTGA